One Hypanus sabinus isolate sHypSab1 chromosome 4, sHypSab1.hap1, whole genome shotgun sequence genomic region harbors:
- the LOC132392101 gene encoding gamma-crystallin S-1-like, whose amino-acid sequence MEYHKDGEEIQKEEIIFYEERNFQGRHYECSSDCADLSPYFSRCNSIRVESDWWVLYERPNYMGYQYVLSRGEYPDYQRWMGFNDTIRSCRSYPYYRGGNYRTRIYERPDFGGQMMEFMDDCPSVYDHFRYRDIHSCQVMDGYWIFYEQPNYRGRQYFLRPGEYRRYSDWGGYNSMIGSFRRMRDF is encoded by the exons ATGGAATATCACAAGGATGGTGAGGAAATCCAGAAAGAGGAG ATCATCTTCTACGAGGAGAGGAACTTCCAGGGTCGGCACTATGAGTGCAGCTCTGACTGTGCCGACCTCTCCCCTTACTTCAGCCGCTGTAACTCCATCCGTGTTGAGAGTGACTGGTGGGTGTTGTACGAGAGACCCAACTACATGGGATACCAGTATGTCCTGAGCaggggagagtatcctgactaccAGCGCTGGATGGGATTCAATGACACAATCAGGTCCTGTCGCAGTTACCCATAT TACCGAGGTGGAAACTACAGGACGAGGATTTATGAGAGGCCTGACTTTGGAGGGCAGATGATGGAATTCATGGATGACTGTCCCTCTGTCTATGATCATTTCCGTTACCGTGATATCCACTCCTGTCAGGTGATGGATGGTTACTGGATCTTCTATGAACAACCCAACTACAGAGGCCGACAGTACTTCCTGAGACCCGGGGaatacaggagatacagtgactgGGGCGGCTACAACTCAATGATCGGGTCCTTCAGGCGCATGAGGGACTTCTAA